The Prochlorococcus marinus str. MIT 9301 genome window below encodes:
- a CDS encoding vitamin K epoxide reductase family protein: MSLKTLNRRNKKDLKWPKIIIAILSTIGIVDTGSITLKNWGLFTSLSCPGIQNGCETVLNSPWGTLFENNQVNIPLSLAGFITYLSILFITIILSLNVISPKEKLNKFFWWLVFLISCASSTFSFLLINIMFFKIQAYCFFCILSAILSFSIFIISMIGAKFESREPMIFRGFIVAISVLLGGLIWSTSVDPSNAIDVANPTENVSPIITTSSSPQKVKFAKFLSENNIVMYSAYWCPHCYDQKQLFGKEAVKELKVVECAKDGKDNEYELCQTKGISGFPSWEINGEIISGTRSLNELATKTDYQGDLNF; encoded by the coding sequence ATGTCCCTTAAGACTTTAAATAGAAGAAATAAAAAAGATTTGAAATGGCCAAAAATTATAATCGCAATCCTTAGCACTATAGGCATAGTTGATACAGGTTCGATTACTTTAAAAAACTGGGGATTATTTACTTCGCTTTCATGCCCAGGGATACAAAATGGTTGTGAAACAGTTTTAAACAGTCCTTGGGGTACTTTATTTGAAAATAATCAAGTTAATATACCTCTCTCATTAGCTGGATTTATAACATATTTATCAATATTATTTATCACAATAATACTCTCGCTTAATGTAATTTCCCCAAAAGAAAAACTAAATAAGTTTTTCTGGTGGCTAGTATTTCTAATTTCTTGTGCGTCATCAACATTTAGCTTTTTATTGATAAATATAATGTTTTTTAAGATTCAAGCATATTGCTTTTTTTGCATACTTTCAGCAATTTTATCGTTTTCTATCTTTATAATTTCTATGATTGGAGCAAAGTTCGAAAGTAGAGAACCTATGATTTTTAGAGGTTTCATTGTAGCCATTAGTGTACTGCTGGGAGGCCTAATTTGGTCAACAAGCGTTGACCCATCTAATGCTATTGATGTTGCAAACCCCACTGAAAATGTATCCCCAATAATTACCACTTCAAGCTCTCCCCAGAAAGTAAAGTTTGCAAAATTTTTAAGTGAAAACAATATTGTTATGTATAGTGCATACTGGTGCCCTCATTGCTACGATCAGAAACAATTATTTGGTAAAGAAGCAGTTAAAGAATTAAAAGTAGTTGAGTGTGCCAAAGATGGTAAAGATAATGAGTATGAGCTGTGCCAAACGAAAGGAATCAGTGGATTTCCTTCTTGGGAAATAAATGGAGAAATTATTAGTGGTACGCGTTCCTTAAATGAATTAGCAACAAAAACCGACTATCAGGG
- a CDS encoding dihydrofolate reductase family protein produces the protein MSIPRVIIVIASSLDGRIAFPGGGESHLGSDEDKKILNQNLSMVDATIFGLGTLVAHQSTYLVKNLNDNDEVNISKSQPISIVASNSKKFNNNWKYFRQPIRRWLISSSKVDNSSNNEFEKELFFEDSWEKTLISLKKQGINDLALLGGAKLINSFIKEDLITDIKITIIPRIIGGRYTWIPPEQTNAIFNLERLWEIKSIKNLMNNEIHIHYKKI, from the coding sequence TTGAGTATCCCAAGAGTAATAATTGTTATAGCATCAAGTCTTGATGGGAGAATTGCATTTCCTGGAGGTGGAGAATCACATCTTGGAAGCGATGAAGATAAAAAAATATTAAATCAAAACTTATCAATGGTTGACGCCACCATTTTTGGTTTAGGTACTTTAGTAGCTCATCAATCAACGTATCTGGTTAAAAATCTCAATGATAATGACGAAGTAAATATATCAAAAAGCCAACCAATTTCTATAGTTGCTTCAAATAGCAAAAAATTTAACAATAATTGGAAATACTTTCGTCAACCAATTAGAAGATGGCTAATAAGCTCAAGTAAAGTTGATAATTCGTCGAATAATGAATTCGAGAAAGAACTCTTTTTCGAAGATTCATGGGAAAAAACTTTAATTTCACTCAAAAAACAAGGGATAAATGATTTAGCTCTATTAGGAGGTGCAAAACTTATAAATTCATTTATAAAAGAGGATCTAATAACAGATATAAAAATTACAATAATTCCACGAATTATTGGAGGTAGATATACATGGATCCCTCCAGAACAAACAAATGCGATTTTTAATCTCGAAAGACTATGGGAAATAAAATCAATTAAAAATTTAATGAATAATGAAATCCATATTCATTACAAAAAAATTTAA
- a CDS encoding DUF4346 domain-containing protein: MDSSQSLNRKIKIDNSLSNRSIDLDPNGYFIIKVDLEENKIILEHFLNTINDDGYALDPETNEPIKCDSQNKRVCNEVFEGISAKQLGILITEQRNDLITRFDHALYLGRELQKAEECLYKKLPYIQD, encoded by the coding sequence ATGGATTCAAGTCAAAGTTTAAATAGAAAAATAAAGATTGATAATAGTCTATCCAACCGATCTATAGACTTAGATCCAAACGGTTATTTCATTATAAAAGTAGATTTAGAAGAAAATAAAATAATTTTAGAGCACTTTCTAAATACTATTAATGATGACGGATATGCGCTTGACCCAGAAACAAATGAACCAATTAAATGCGACTCTCAAAATAAAAGAGTTTGTAATGAAGTTTTTGAAGGAATTAGTGCGAAACAACTTGGAATATTGATCACTGAACAAAGAAATGACTTAATAACAAGATTCGATCATGCTCTATATCTAGGCCGGGAACTACAAAAAGCAGAGGAATGTTTATACAAAAAATTACCATATATTCAAGATTAA
- the rimO gene encoding 30S ribosomal protein S12 methylthiotransferase RimO: MKQNSLNVKQKKLSKIAFSHVGCEKNLVDTEHMQGLLHKEGYEVDSNINDANVVVVNTCSFIETAREESIRKILEYTNQGKEVIVAGCMAQHFKDELIKEIPEIKGLVGTGDYQKIAKVLDRVEKGEIVNEVSKIPEFIADEEMPRFVDKNKFVAYLRIAEGCNYNCAFCIIPKLRGPQRSRTIESILSEAKSLAKKGIQEIILISQITTNYGQDIYGKPSLAKLLNELSKVPIPWIRIHYAYPTGLTDEVIRAFKDSKNIVPYFDLPLQHSHPDVLKSMNRPWQASLNESILEKIREEIPSAVLRTSLIVGFPGEKKEHFEHLLQFLDRHKFDHVGVFIFSPEEGTAAFHLPNKVSPEVAEARKDNVISVQQNISREKNQIYVGSKMKIMVEQISDNNELIGRSYNFAPEIDGTVILSVKEKIDLKNYIGKFVEANISFADEYDLYGETIKIL, encoded by the coding sequence GTGAAACAAAATAGTCTCAATGTAAAACAAAAAAAACTATCTAAGATCGCATTCAGTCATGTTGGTTGTGAGAAAAATCTTGTTGATACTGAACATATGCAAGGCTTATTACATAAAGAGGGTTATGAAGTTGACAGTAATATAAATGATGCAAATGTTGTTGTTGTAAATACTTGCAGTTTTATTGAAACAGCTAGAGAAGAATCTATTAGAAAAATTCTTGAATATACAAATCAAGGAAAGGAAGTAATAGTTGCAGGCTGTATGGCTCAGCATTTTAAAGATGAGCTTATAAAAGAAATCCCTGAAATAAAAGGTTTGGTTGGAACAGGAGATTATCAAAAGATAGCCAAGGTTTTAGACAGAGTAGAAAAAGGGGAAATAGTTAATGAAGTTTCAAAAATACCGGAATTTATTGCAGATGAGGAAATGCCTCGTTTTGTAGATAAAAATAAATTTGTTGCTTATCTTCGTATTGCAGAAGGCTGCAACTATAATTGCGCTTTTTGCATTATTCCTAAGTTGAGAGGTCCTCAAAGAAGTAGAACAATAGAATCTATACTCTCAGAAGCCAAAAGTCTTGCAAAAAAGGGTATTCAAGAAATCATTTTAATTAGTCAAATAACAACTAATTATGGTCAAGATATTTATGGAAAACCATCATTAGCCAAACTTTTGAATGAGCTTTCTAAAGTTCCAATTCCTTGGATAAGGATACATTATGCTTATCCAACAGGTTTAACTGATGAAGTTATTAGAGCTTTCAAAGATTCAAAGAATATAGTTCCTTACTTTGATTTACCACTTCAGCATAGTCATCCAGATGTGTTGAAGAGTATGAACAGACCTTGGCAAGCTTCCTTGAATGAATCAATTTTGGAGAAAATTAGAGAAGAAATTCCATCTGCTGTATTAAGAACTAGTCTCATTGTTGGTTTCCCTGGAGAAAAAAAAGAACATTTTGAACATCTTCTCCAATTTTTGGATAGGCATAAATTTGATCATGTTGGAGTTTTTATTTTTTCTCCTGAGGAAGGAACTGCAGCTTTTCATTTGCCAAATAAAGTATCTCCAGAGGTTGCAGAGGCAAGAAAAGATAACGTTATTTCAGTTCAACAAAATATCTCTAGAGAAAAAAATCAGATATATGTAGGTTCAAAAATGAAGATTATGGTAGAACAAATATCAGATAATAACGAATTAATTGGTCGGTCCTACAATTTCGCGCCTGAAATTGACGGAACTGTAATTTTATCTGTTAAAGAAAAAATTGATTTGAAAAATTATATTGGTAAATTTGTTGAAGCAAATATTTCTTTTGCGGATGAATATGATTTATATGGAGAGACTATTAAAATTTTGTAG
- a CDS encoding 6-pyruvoyl trahydropterin synthase family protein yields the protein MTSTQSKPLHGKGRECVITRRACFSSSHRYWLPEKSPEENLSLFGKCSIAPGHGHNYELIVSMGGELDSDGMVLNLSDVKHSIKDKVTGQLDFRFLNDVWPEFNVDNQEGILPTTEALVQVIWHRLKDDLPLTSLRLYENPNLWADYFGKNMEAFLTVQTHFAAAHRLAKEEISFDENKKIYGKCARVNGHGHNYLVDITVKGDIDKRTGMVCDLSALQDTINDLIVEQLDHTFLNKDIEFFHNCVPTAENIALYISDILKKPIHQLGATLHKIRLQESPNNAAEIYVDQKLTNSLKLKFENSLVTQT from the coding sequence ATGACTTCTACACAATCCAAACCATTACATGGAAAAGGACGTGAATGCGTCATAACTCGACGTGCCTGCTTTAGTTCTAGTCACCGTTATTGGCTTCCTGAAAAAAGCCCAGAAGAAAATTTATCTCTTTTTGGAAAGTGCAGTATTGCACCAGGACATGGTCATAATTATGAACTTATTGTTTCAATGGGTGGAGAACTAGACTCTGATGGAATGGTACTTAATCTCTCTGATGTAAAACACTCCATTAAAGATAAGGTTACTGGACAATTAGATTTTCGTTTTTTAAATGATGTCTGGCCTGAATTTAATGTTGATAATCAAGAGGGTATACTTCCAACAACTGAAGCATTAGTACAGGTGATTTGGCATCGTCTGAAGGATGATTTACCTCTTACAAGTCTAAGACTTTATGAAAACCCAAATTTATGGGCAGATTATTTTGGAAAAAACATGGAAGCATTTTTAACAGTACAAACTCATTTTGCAGCGGCTCATAGACTTGCAAAAGAAGAGATATCCTTTGATGAGAATAAAAAAATCTATGGGAAATGTGCCAGAGTTAATGGACATGGTCATAACTATCTTGTTGATATTACTGTCAAAGGAGACATTGATAAAAGAACAGGAATGGTTTGCGACTTATCTGCCCTCCAAGATACAATTAACGATTTAATTGTTGAACAACTAGATCATACTTTTCTTAATAAAGACATCGAATTTTTCCATAATTGCGTTCCAACTGCTGAAAATATAGCTTTATATATTTCTGATATTCTTAAAAAACCAATACATCAACTTGGTGCAACATTACACAAAATAAGACTCCAAGAGAGTCCAAATAATGCTGCAGAAATTTATGTTGATCAAAAGTTAACCAACTCATTGAAGTTGAAATTTGAAAATAGTTTAGTAACGCAAACTTGA
- the petL gene encoding cytochrome b6-f complex subunit PetL: MNIIFYFAFIGFGFGAAFALDKLLRAVKLI; the protein is encoded by the coding sequence ATGAACATCATTTTCTATTTTGCATTTATTGGTTTTGGTTTTGGAGCTGCTTTCGCATTAGATAAGCTATTAAGAGCAGTTAAATTAATTTAA
- a CDS encoding GNAT family N-acetyltransferase, with protein MNQPIHKVEVKLSIKEISKEIWNELANGINNPFYEWTWIKNLEISKSVSRETGWQPLYFVAVKNEEILGIAPLFLKNHSYGEFIFDQSFARLAQELNLNYYPKLIGMSPYSPVNGYQFLYKKNKDKNEITNLLINHIESFAIKNKVLSCNFLYIDESWGNHLKSLGYHEWINSSSEWRSNGEKTFNDFLSRFNSNQRKNIKKERKSITKQDIKVEIFNEDDINQEILKKMHNFYEQHCSRWGVWGSKYLTSTFFETLVDNKKNLLLFSASKHDSDEIFAMSMCVKNQNNLWGRYWGSQKEISNLHFELCYYQPIEWAIKNGIHLFDPGAGGKHKRRRGFFAKSTISLHKWFDKNMENIISPWLNEVNKQTEMEIDFENKSIPFK; from the coding sequence ATGAACCAACCAATACATAAAGTTGAAGTCAAATTATCAATTAAAGAAATTTCCAAGGAGATATGGAATGAATTAGCCAATGGAATTAATAATCCATTTTATGAATGGACTTGGATTAAAAACCTTGAGATATCAAAAAGTGTTTCAAGAGAAACTGGTTGGCAGCCATTATATTTTGTTGCTGTTAAAAATGAAGAGATATTAGGTATTGCACCACTTTTTTTAAAAAATCATAGCTATGGAGAATTCATTTTTGACCAATCATTTGCAAGATTGGCTCAAGAGCTGAATTTAAATTATTACCCTAAATTAATTGGAATGAGTCCTTATAGTCCTGTAAATGGATATCAATTTCTTTATAAAAAAAATAAAGACAAGAACGAAATTACAAATTTACTTATAAACCACATCGAAAGCTTTGCGATTAAAAACAAAGTTCTAAGTTGTAATTTTTTATATATTGATGAAAGCTGGGGCAACCATCTTAAATCTTTGGGATACCATGAATGGATAAATTCCAGCAGTGAATGGAGGAGTAATGGAGAAAAAACATTTAATGATTTTCTTTCTAGATTTAACTCTAATCAGAGAAAAAATATAAAAAAAGAGAGGAAATCAATTACTAAACAAGATATTAAAGTAGAAATTTTTAATGAAGATGATATCAACCAAGAAATACTCAAAAAAATGCATAATTTTTATGAACAGCATTGCTCGAGGTGGGGAGTTTGGGGAAGTAAATATCTAACATCTACATTTTTCGAAACACTGGTTGATAATAAAAAAAATCTTTTACTTTTTAGCGCATCAAAACATGATTCAGATGAAATTTTTGCTATGTCGATGTGCGTTAAAAATCAAAACAACTTATGGGGTAGATATTGGGGTAGTCAAAAAGAAATATCTAATTTACATTTTGAATTATGCTATTACCAGCCAATTGAATGGGCAATAAAAAATGGTATCCATTTGTTTGATCCTGGAGCGGGTGGCAAACATAAGAGACGTAGAGGATTTTTTGCAAAAAGCACTATTAGCTTGCATAAGTGGTTTGACAAAAATATGGAAAATATAATTAGTCCTTGGCTAAATGAAGTGAATAAACAAACCGAGATGGAAATTGATTTTGAAAATAAATCTATACCCTTTAAATAA